In Drosophila willistoni isolate 14030-0811.24 unplaced genomic scaffold, UCI_dwil_1.1 Seg183, whole genome shotgun sequence, a genomic segment contains:
- the LOC124461026 gene encoding uncharacterized protein LOC124461026: MDRFLQMGKRRNSKETCDCSSSESEKSSAVTTSSHKLKKKTKISDVWNYFKRSDDKKFAKCLNCEKEYKTSGNTSNLRDHLKRFHPSLRDDERNSANYGDQGDSIFPPAAAADQV; encoded by the exons atggaTCGCTTTCTCCAAATGG GCAAACGCCGCAATTCGAAAGAAACATGCGATTGCAGCTCATCGGAATCGGAAAAGAGCTCTGCGGTTACAACATCTAGccataaattgaaaaagaaaacaaaaatatctgATGTGTGGAATTACTTTAAAAGATCAGATGATAAAAAATTTGCGAAGTGCTTAAATTGTGAAAAGGAGTACAAGACAAGCGGAAATACGTCCAACTTGCGGGATCACCTGAAACGGTTTCATCCTAGTTTAAGGGACGATGAAAGGAATTCCGCTAATTATGGAGATCAGGGCGACAGCATATTtccaccagcagcagctgccgaTCAAGTATGA